A single region of the bacterium genome encodes:
- the miaA gene encoding tRNA (adenosine(37)-N6)-dimethylallyltransferase MiaA, giving the protein MELRPRVLALVGPTGSGKTELACELAGRCDAEVISADSMQVYRGMDIGTAKPSVEQRARVPHHAIDVVDPDDPMSAGRYAAIARAAAQDVLARGKRAILCGGSGLYARAFVGGLIDGPEADPRLRSELEALASEELYAKLEAADPEAASGIHPNDRIRAVRALEVLELKRSPISSAHAEHGFADQPFQVLWLAVEIDREPLRARLARRVDEMFEAGLVEEVECLQSAGYERELKSMQSIGYREIGQLLAGEIDRPQAREAITTATRRYAKRQRTWFRAEPGLVWLAPDALLERALEFLDGASSR; this is encoded by the coding sequence TTGGAACTGCGTCCCCGCGTTCTGGCCCTGGTCGGCCCCACGGGTTCGGGCAAGACCGAACTGGCCTGCGAACTGGCGGGCCGTTGCGACGCCGAAGTGATCAGCGCCGACTCGATGCAAGTGTACCGGGGTATGGATATCGGCACCGCGAAGCCCTCTGTCGAGCAACGCGCACGAGTTCCGCACCACGCGATTGATGTCGTCGATCCCGATGATCCGATGTCGGCCGGTCGTTACGCGGCGATTGCGCGTGCTGCGGCACAAGACGTCCTGGCGCGCGGCAAGCGCGCCATCCTGTGTGGCGGCAGCGGCTTGTACGCACGCGCGTTCGTCGGAGGGCTGATCGACGGGCCGGAAGCCGACCCGAGACTTCGCTCTGAACTCGAGGCGCTGGCGAGCGAAGAACTGTACGCCAAGCTCGAAGCCGCCGATCCCGAGGCCGCGAGCGGGATCCACCCCAACGATCGAATCCGTGCGGTGCGAGCCCTGGAAGTCCTGGAACTGAAGCGTTCTCCCATTTCGAGTGCCCACGCCGAGCACGGTTTTGCGGACCAGCCGTTCCAGGTCCTGTGGCTCGCCGTCGAAATCGACCGCGAGCCTCTACGGGCGCGCCTGGCGCGCCGGGTGGACGAGATGTTCGAAGCGGGACTGGTGGAGGAAGTGGAGTGCCTCCAGTCGGCCGGTTATGAGCGAGAACTCAAGTCGATGCAATCGATCGGCTATCGCGAAATCGGCCAGTTGCTCGCGGGAGAAATCGACCGACCGCAAGCACGCGAAGCCATCACGACGGCCACTCGGCGCTATGCCAAGCGCCAGCGCACCTGGTTTCGCGCGGAACCAGGTCTGGTCTGGCTGGCCCCGGACGCGCTACTGGAGCGCGCGCTCGAATTCCTCGACGGGGCTAGTTCTCGTTGA
- the der gene encoding ribosome biogenesis GTPase Der: MRETGTQELQVVALIGRANVGKSTLFNRLLRTRRALVEDRPGITRDRIAAAARIEGRDVLLVDTGGLDPEAEQGIPAAVRAQVEQVLEDAAVILFVVDVRDGLLPLDREIADLLRRAGRQVIVVANKSESPKQDDEASEFHALGFDAVIPTSAEHRRGMVDLEITIAERLPEREEPVERDLGVPRFAIIGRPNVGKSSLLNRLLGEERNIVADEPGTTRDSTDQEIQVGDRRLILIDTAGIRRQAKRSRSVERGSALMSVRSLERGDLALLVIDAGEGITDQDLKLARLCLDRGRPVVLLLNKWDRVAETRRAREIERQIDRRLGFVPDPVILRVSAKTGSGVSKILPQALDLMTELEITVPTAELNKALEEAVDSYAPPMRGRRRPHFFYATQTSSHPMTILVFMNDPQLLADNYRKYLASFFRRKFGVRSAPLRLRLRARARRGEESGSAPESRRPKR, from the coding sequence ATGCGGGAGACGGGTACTCAAGAGCTTCAAGTCGTCGCTCTCATCGGGCGCGCAAACGTCGGGAAAAGCACGCTTTTCAACCGATTGCTGAGAACCCGTCGGGCGCTGGTCGAAGATCGTCCGGGGATCACTCGTGACCGGATCGCCGCGGCCGCCAGGATCGAGGGGCGAGATGTACTGCTCGTCGATACGGGCGGCCTGGACCCGGAAGCCGAACAGGGAATCCCCGCAGCGGTGCGGGCACAGGTCGAACAGGTGCTCGAAGACGCCGCTGTGATCCTCTTCGTGGTCGACGTGCGCGATGGACTGCTGCCGCTGGACAGGGAGATCGCCGATCTACTGCGTCGGGCCGGACGGCAGGTGATCGTGGTGGCGAACAAGTCCGAAAGTCCCAAGCAAGACGACGAGGCCTCGGAGTTTCACGCGCTCGGTTTCGATGCGGTGATTCCGACCTCCGCCGAACACAGGCGCGGCATGGTCGACCTGGAGATCACCATTGCGGAGCGCCTTCCCGAGCGCGAGGAACCGGTCGAGCGCGACCTCGGGGTTCCCCGATTCGCGATCATCGGACGGCCGAACGTCGGCAAATCCTCGCTGCTGAACCGACTGCTGGGCGAGGAGCGCAACATCGTCGCCGACGAGCCGGGTACGACGCGCGACTCGACGGACCAGGAAATCCAGGTCGGCGATCGCCGGCTCATCCTGATTGACACGGCTGGAATCCGCAGGCAGGCAAAGCGGTCCCGCAGCGTGGAGCGCGGCAGTGCGCTCATGTCGGTGCGCTCGCTCGAGCGCGGCGATCTCGCGCTACTCGTGATCGATGCCGGGGAGGGCATCACCGATCAGGATCTGAAGCTGGCTCGACTCTGCCTGGACCGAGGACGCCCGGTGGTGTTGCTCTTGAACAAATGGGATCGGGTCGCCGAGACCCGGCGCGCCCGGGAGATCGAGCGTCAGATCGACCGGCGCCTCGGCTTCGTGCCCGATCCGGTGATCCTGAGGGTGAGCGCCAAGACCGGTTCGGGTGTTTCGAAGATCCTGCCGCAGGCACTCGACTTGATGACAGAGCTCGAGATCACGGTGCCGACAGCGGAATTGAACAAGGCCCTGGAAGAGGCGGTGGACAGTTACGCGCCGCCCATGCGCGGTCGGCGTCGCCCCCACTTCTTCTACGCCACACAGACCTCGAGCCACCCCATGACGATTCTGGTCTTCATGAACGATCCGCAGCTTCTGGCTGACAACTACCGGAAGTACCTCGCATCGTTTTTCAGACGGAAATTCGGCGTCAGGAGTGCCCCCCTACGCCTGCGCCTGCGAGCCCGAGCCCGGCGCGGTGAAGAATCGGGCTCAGCCCCCGAAAGCCGTCGACCGAAGCGCTAA
- a CDS encoding methyltransferase has translation MAEVPSIDTGPVRDTLDRLHTAAKRDITQFIKLAPKFLSGFAQGKGLWEVLTPEAMKDAYLPISPEQGRFLYLTARALDARTVVEYGTSFGISTIYLAAAVRDNGGGLVIGTEIEPAKHTTAQANLAEAGLGDLVDVRLGDAQETLQQTPDPLDLVLMDGWKELYLPLVKLLTPRLRTRAVVLGDNIFTFRKSLRPYVDHMQDPQNGFASTTLKLADGFEYSVYLGKASS, from the coding sequence ATGGCAGAGGTCCCCAGCATCGACACCGGTCCGGTCCGCGACACTCTGGATCGACTGCACACCGCGGCGAAGCGCGACATTACGCAGTTCATCAAACTGGCACCGAAGTTTCTTTCCGGTTTCGCGCAAGGCAAGGGCCTCTGGGAGGTCCTGACCCCGGAAGCGATGAAGGACGCGTACCTGCCGATCAGTCCGGAGCAGGGCAGGTTCCTCTACCTCACCGCGCGCGCGCTCGATGCGCGAACCGTTGTCGAGTACGGGACTTCGTTTGGGATCTCGACGATCTATCTCGCGGCCGCGGTTCGCGATAACGGCGGTGGTCTCGTGATCGGTACCGAGATCGAACCGGCGAAGCACACGACGGCTCAGGCCAATCTGGCCGAAGCCGGCCTCGGCGATCTCGTGGACGTCCGCCTCGGCGACGCCCAGGAAACACTCCAGCAGACACCAGATCCGCTCGATCTCGTGCTGATGGATGGGTGGAAGGAACTCTACTTGCCGCTCGTGAAACTCCTGACCCCACGCCTCCGCACGCGGGCGGTCGTTCTCGGCGACAATATCTTCACCTTCCGCAAATCCCTGCGCCCGTACGTGGATCATATGCAGGATCCGCAAAACGGCTTTGCATCGACCACGCTGAAGCTCGCGGACGGGTTCGAGTACTCCGTCTATCTGGGAAAAGCGAGTTCTTAG
- a CDS encoding NADP-dependent oxidoreductase — translation MTARVNRHWVMAKRPVGEPTQDCFELCESPVPELAAGEVLVEVHYLSLDPYMRGRMRDTKSYAEPLKIGEVITGESAGVIVESRSDRWSVGDTVTVHQGWQSHIVVDGDSSTLLPADTSLVPLSAWLGVVGMPGRTAYFGLQRVGKPSPGETLVVSAASGAVGSVVGQVGKLLGLRVVGVAGGPEKCAYCVEELGFDACIDYKAEAMDEALTAACPDGIDIYFENVGGAVTRAVAKLLNDGSRVPICGFVSLYNSEEDLTAVETPFSLFATMEKPPEHRFFLVGEWHKEWLEGSRELAGWIQKDQLKYRESIAEGIESAPAAFRGLLAGKNFGKQLVRVAKSQ, via the coding sequence ATGACGGCGCGAGTGAATCGACATTGGGTCATGGCGAAGCGACCGGTTGGTGAACCGACGCAAGACTGCTTCGAATTGTGCGAAAGTCCCGTCCCTGAACTCGCAGCGGGCGAGGTGCTCGTCGAGGTTCACTATCTCTCGCTCGACCCCTATATGCGGGGCCGCATGCGCGACACCAAGTCGTACGCCGAACCGCTGAAGATCGGCGAGGTGATCACGGGTGAAAGTGCCGGAGTGATCGTCGAATCCAGGAGTGATCGCTGGTCGGTCGGTGATACCGTGACGGTTCACCAGGGCTGGCAGAGTCATATCGTGGTGGACGGAGACTCCTCCACACTTCTGCCCGCCGATACAAGTCTCGTACCGCTATCGGCCTGGCTCGGTGTCGTCGGAATGCCCGGGCGCACGGCGTACTTCGGGCTGCAACGCGTTGGCAAGCCGTCGCCAGGAGAGACTCTTGTCGTATCTGCCGCTTCGGGTGCGGTCGGTTCCGTCGTCGGACAGGTCGGCAAACTGCTCGGTCTGCGGGTCGTCGGCGTGGCCGGTGGACCCGAGAAATGTGCCTACTGCGTCGAGGAACTCGGATTCGACGCCTGTATCGATTACAAGGCCGAAGCCATGGACGAGGCCCTCACGGCCGCTTGTCCCGATGGCATCGACATCTACTTCGAGAACGTGGGCGGTGCGGTCACCCGTGCGGTCGCAAAGCTATTGAATGATGGCTCTCGTGTGCCGATCTGCGGCTTCGTCTCGCTCTACAACAGCGAAGAGGATCTCACCGCCGTCGAAACTCCGTTTAGCCTGTTTGCGACGATGGAGAAGCCTCCCGAGCACCGCTTCTTCCTGGTCGGGGAGTGGCACAAGGAATGGCTCGAGGGCAGTCGAGAACTGGCGGGCTGGATTCAGAAGGACCAACTGAAATACCGCGAGAGCATCGCCGAGGGCATCGAAAGTGCTCCGGCCGCTTTCCGTGGACTGCTCGCGGGAAAGAACTTCGGCAAGCAACTGGTCCGCGTCGCAAAATCGCAGTGA
- the mutL gene encoding DNA mismatch repair endonuclease MutL, producing the protein MPHIQILPDELINQIAAGEVVERPASVVKELVENALDAEATRIDVSISEGGIRRLSVSDDGVGMSRADAELAFHRHATSKLRTADDLAAVGTLGFRGEALPSIASVARVRVRTRRASDPIGVELEGEGAGISRVAEVACPPGTTVEVAELFGLVPARRKFLKSAVTESTQIVRLIERIAMVRTDVRFELERDGKILLQLPPTADPRERLKAVLPAKAAQQLLTVDGELPTMRVTGYCSPTDVMRGTTADIHVYVNARPVRDRLLLHAVREAYRDALPPGRHPVVVLFLNIDPGEVDVNVHPAKQEVRFRDPQNVRRLLKSSLRQALDVRRTLDLGPGADGRPGVAGATQMQGSGASKFRPISDARREPLLQQREFGLARTVFGTADGDAERVSGFDSPSAGEGAAPFSFRELRYVGQAMSTYLLFERQGQLVALDQHAAHERVLFERLRVSLFEKKLERQNLLVPIRVELSHSAASALAEAEQGLANAGFEIDFGETTLTGAARVTLRALPAVLAARTGVDYSELLEETAAMLRDPSEDASRTGLEQALHGILATAACHSATRKGDRLEPEEVQALLRGLDETIWFPNCPHGRPFVSILDEADLERRFLRR; encoded by the coding sequence ATGCCCCATATTCAAATACTTCCCGACGAGTTGATAAATCAGATCGCGGCGGGTGAAGTCGTGGAGCGTCCGGCCTCCGTGGTCAAGGAGCTGGTCGAAAATGCCCTCGATGCAGAAGCAACACGAATCGATGTTTCGATCTCAGAAGGGGGAATTCGCCGACTCTCAGTGAGCGATGACGGCGTGGGTATGTCGCGCGCTGATGCGGAGTTGGCCTTTCACCGACACGCGACCAGCAAACTGCGCACCGCCGACGATCTGGCCGCCGTCGGCACGCTGGGTTTTCGGGGCGAGGCGTTGCCGAGCATCGCTTCAGTCGCGCGAGTGCGCGTAAGAACCCGCAGAGCATCGGATCCCATCGGCGTAGAACTCGAAGGCGAGGGCGCGGGCATCTCGCGCGTCGCCGAAGTCGCGTGCCCACCAGGCACGACGGTCGAGGTTGCGGAACTCTTTGGCCTGGTACCCGCGCGACGCAAGTTCCTGAAAAGCGCCGTTACCGAGTCCACGCAGATCGTGCGCCTGATCGAGCGCATCGCCATGGTGCGCACTGACGTGAGATTCGAACTGGAGCGCGACGGGAAGATACTGCTGCAACTGCCCCCCACGGCCGATCCGCGTGAACGCCTCAAGGCGGTGCTGCCGGCCAAAGCCGCGCAGCAATTGCTGACCGTCGATGGTGAACTGCCGACGATGCGAGTGACCGGTTATTGCAGCCCGACTGATGTGATGCGCGGCACGACGGCCGATATCCACGTGTACGTCAACGCGCGTCCCGTGCGCGATCGTCTGCTCCTGCACGCGGTGCGCGAAGCCTATCGCGATGCCTTGCCCCCCGGACGTCATCCGGTCGTCGTGCTCTTTTTGAACATCGATCCCGGTGAAGTCGACGTGAACGTGCACCCTGCAAAACAGGAGGTGCGTTTCCGCGATCCGCAAAACGTACGCCGCCTGCTCAAGAGCAGTCTGCGCCAGGCGCTGGACGTGCGCCGCACACTGGATCTGGGACCGGGCGCTGACGGAAGGCCGGGGGTTGCGGGCGCGACCCAGATGCAGGGAAGCGGCGCTTCGAAGTTTCGGCCGATCAGCGACGCTCGCCGCGAGCCGCTCCTGCAGCAGCGCGAATTCGGGTTGGCGCGAACGGTTTTCGGCACCGCCGACGGGGACGCCGAACGGGTCTCGGGCTTCGACTCCCCCTCAGCGGGCGAGGGCGCTGCGCCGTTCTCGTTCCGTGAACTGCGTTACGTGGGCCAGGCGATGAGCACCTACCTTTTGTTCGAACGCCAGGGACAGCTCGTGGCACTCGACCAGCACGCTGCCCACGAACGCGTGCTTTTCGAGCGCCTGCGAGTGTCGTTGTTCGAAAAGAAGCTGGAGCGACAGAACCTCCTCGTGCCCATCCGCGTCGAACTCTCGCACAGTGCGGCCAGTGCGCTGGCCGAAGCCGAACAGGGACTCGCAAATGCCGGTTTCGAGATCGACTTCGGTGAGACCACGCTCACCGGCGCGGCGCGTGTCACCCTCCGCGCGCTGCCCGCTGTCCTCGCGGCTCGCACCGGGGTCGACTATTCCGAGCTTCTGGAAGAAACTGCCGCGATGCTGCGAGACCCATCCGAAGACGCCTCACGCACCGGGCTGGAACAGGCACTACACGGCATCCTGGCCACTGCGGCGTGTCACTCTGCGACGCGCAAGGGCGATCGTCTGGAGCCCGAAGAGGTCCAGGCGCTGCTTCGGGGGCTGGACGAGACGATCTGGTTCCCGAACTGCCCGCACGGCAGACCGTTCGTGAGTATTCTGGATGAAGCCGACCTGGAACGGCGTTTCCTGAGGCGCTGA
- a CDS encoding acetyl-CoA C-acyltransferase, with product MREAVIVSTARTGLAKSHRGGFNNTGGAAMAGHAIKHSIERAGIDPAEVEEVVLGCGTPQGTTGNNIGRLAAMKAGCPVTTTGVTVSRHCSSGLNAIATAAGRIIVDGSPIVVGAGVESISHSMTGKGFTLQVDKPLMEQYPGLWMPMIETADIVADRYKVSREYQDEYSLESQKRTAAAQDGGIFDNEIVPMDTRMIVTNKETGETSEVDYTVTKDECNRPNTTIEGLAKLKPVRGEEHYITAGNASQLSDGAASVVMMEAGEAKKRGIEPLGAFRGFAVAGCEPDEMGIGPIYAVPRLLDRAGLKVDDIDLWELNEAFASQCLYCRDTLGIDPAKYNVNGGSISVGHPFGMTGARCTGHLLLEGQRRKAKWGVVTMCIGGGQGAAGLFEIF from the coding sequence ATGCGCGAAGCTGTCATCGTCTCGACCGCGCGGACCGGACTCGCAAAGTCCCATCGAGGTGGATTCAACAACACGGGTGGCGCCGCCATGGCGGGCCACGCGATCAAGCACTCGATTGAACGCGCCGGCATCGATCCGGCCGAGGTGGAAGAGGTCGTTCTGGGTTGCGGCACTCCGCAAGGCACGACCGGCAATAACATTGGTCGTCTCGCAGCGATGAAGGCCGGCTGCCCGGTAACGACCACCGGGGTTACGGTCAGTCGTCACTGCTCCTCGGGCCTTAACGCCATCGCAACCGCGGCCGGCCGCATCATCGTCGATGGCTCACCGATCGTCGTGGGGGCCGGCGTTGAATCCATCAGCCACAGCATGACCGGCAAGGGCTTCACTCTCCAGGTCGACAAACCGCTGATGGAGCAGTATCCGGGCCTCTGGATGCCCATGATCGAAACCGCGGATATCGTCGCCGACCGCTACAAAGTCAGCCGCGAATACCAGGACGAGTACTCACTCGAGAGTCAGAAGCGCACCGCCGCCGCACAAGACGGTGGCATCTTCGACAACGAGATCGTTCCGATGGACACCCGGATGATCGTCACGAACAAGGAAACCGGCGAGACCTCGGAGGTCGACTACACCGTCACCAAGGACGAGTGCAACCGCCCGAACACCACCATCGAAGGCCTCGCGAAGCTCAAGCCGGTGCGCGGCGAAGAACACTACATTACCGCGGGCAATGCCTCGCAGCTTTCCGACGGCGCCGCATCGGTCGTGATGATGGAGGCCGGCGAGGCAAAGAAGCGCGGCATCGAGCCGCTCGGCGCGTTTCGCGGATTTGCCGTCGCGGGTTGTGAGCCGGATGAAATGGGTATTGGGCCGATCTACGCCGTGCCCCGTCTGCTCGATCGCGCGGGCCTGAAGGTCGACGACATCGACCTCTGGGAACTCAACGAAGCGTTCGCCAGCCAGTGCCTCTACTGCCGCGACACACTCGGCATCGATCCCGCGAAGTACAACGTGAATGGCGGTTCGATCTCGGTGGGCCATCCCTTCGGCATGACCGGAGCCCGTTGCACCGGCCACCTGCTGCTCGAGGGGCAGCGCCGCAAGGCGAAATGGGGCGTGGTCACGATGTGCATCGGTGGCGGGCAGGGCGCCGCTGGCCTG
- a CDS encoding sigma-54-dependent Fis family transcriptional regulator — translation MKRALEQIAVAGRGRFAVFVSGEEGVEKELVAKLIHQASEWATGEFFALDASLVPETLLGRELLGCEEGAIASLPAAFDGALRRVAGGTVLLDHIASVPKELQQALAFALEEGRFRRIGGSELHPLECRLIASSTESLEALTASGRLLPELSERLRLLEISIPPLRERKEDILPMAAQVLSSAREESERELGRPSQVRGFAREALERLREHNWPGNERELREQIQAAMRLVRGEELGPEDLLLGLESTEEIPSFRDAKRAFEREYVTRVLRLCKGNISRAARIAKKDRKDFYDVMRRNSINPQEFRL, via the coding sequence GTGAAACGCGCACTGGAGCAAATCGCCGTCGCTGGCCGAGGGCGTTTCGCCGTATTTGTCAGCGGCGAGGAAGGCGTCGAGAAAGAGCTGGTCGCGAAATTGATCCATCAAGCCAGCGAGTGGGCCACGGGCGAGTTCTTCGCCCTCGACGCCTCGCTGGTGCCCGAGACGCTCCTGGGGCGGGAGTTGCTCGGTTGCGAAGAAGGCGCGATCGCCTCGCTACCGGCCGCATTCGACGGAGCATTGCGTCGCGTGGCTGGGGGCACGGTCCTGTTGGACCATATTGCTTCGGTTCCCAAGGAACTGCAGCAAGCGCTTGCATTCGCACTCGAGGAGGGACGCTTCCGACGCATTGGAGGCTCGGAACTGCATCCGCTGGAATGTCGCTTGATTGCTTCGAGCACAGAATCGCTCGAAGCCCTTACCGCCAGCGGTCGCCTGCTGCCGGAACTTTCCGAGCGTCTGCGCCTGCTCGAGATCAGCATTCCGCCGCTGCGCGAGCGCAAAGAGGACATCCTGCCGATGGCCGCTCAGGTACTGAGCAGCGCGAGGGAGGAAAGCGAACGGGAACTGGGGCGTCCGTCACAGGTTCGCGGTTTCGCCCGCGAAGCTCTCGAGCGACTGCGCGAGCACAACTGGCCGGGCAACGAACGCGAACTGCGCGAGCAGATCCAGGCGGCAATGCGGTTGGTTCGCGGGGAAGAACTCGGACCCGAGGATCTTCTGCTCGGACTCGAGTCGACCGAAGAGATCCCCTCGTTCCGCGACGCCAAGCGGGCATTCGAGCGGGAATACGTCACGCGCGTGCTGCGACTCTGCAAGGGCAACATCAGCCGCGCAGCGCGCATCGCCAAGAAGGACCGCAAGGACTTCTACGATGTGATGCGACGCAACTCGATCAACCCGCAAGAGTTCCGGCTCTAG
- a CDS encoding GFA family protein: MTSERSIRGHCLCEGIQFEVSDLEGPLELCHCSRCRRGSGAAFVAGIWLKSENLRWLRGRELIKSYAAPILKAPPPYRRHFCGTCGSPVPNPDPDFHMIEVPAGLLEEDPGLRPAHHLLFGPKAPWWEIRDGLP; this comes from the coding sequence ATGACGAGCGAGCGCAGTATTCGCGGGCACTGCCTGTGCGAAGGAATCCAGTTCGAGGTGAGCGATCTGGAGGGCCCCCTGGAACTGTGTCACTGCAGCCGTTGTCGACGCGGCTCGGGTGCGGCCTTCGTGGCGGGTATCTGGCTGAAGAGCGAGAACCTGCGCTGGCTCAGAGGACGCGAACTGATCAAGAGTTATGCGGCGCCAATCCTGAAGGCTCCGCCCCCCTATCGCAGGCACTTCTGTGGCACCTGTGGCTCCCCGGTGCCGAATCCGGATCCCGACTTCCACATGATTGAAGTCCCGGCGGGGCTGCTCGAGGAAGATCCCGGACTCCGCCCGGCCCACCACCTGTTGTTCGGTCCCAAGGCGCCGTGGTGGGAAATCCGCGACGGACTCCCCTAA